Proteins from a single region of Pseudorasbora parva isolate DD20220531a chromosome 22, ASM2467924v1, whole genome shotgun sequence:
- the b3gnt5a gene encoding lactosylceramide 1,3-N-acetyl-beta-D-glucosaminyltransferase A: protein MFMNCRRVKKWHFLKLVSMCCVMSILMVYWDHLDHHVVSHMKSYSYRYLINSYDFINKSLSVSPEEAARFRSFPYLLNNRDICKDKDVLLLLFVKSSPGNFKRRQAIRSTWGNESYISHKLGVIVKVVFAMGADPGVLGNKLLEKEFQAKLHKEHTNSHDLVQQDFLDTFHNLTVKLLLQFRWTHENCAHAHFLMTADDDVFIHMPNLVGYLQDLRRQNVRNLWVGHVHRGAPPIRRRDSKYYMPLDMYQWSSYPDYTAGAGYVVSGDVAAKIYQAMLSLNASMHIDDVFMGICAIAADVSPQEHVYFSGEGKTPYHPCIYKKMITSHGHEDDIRYLWKAATSPQVEVISSGLVGKLYCTAVKMALLCKPYYTNTYSCMAAFT, encoded by the coding sequence ATGTTTATGAATTGCAGAAGGGTGAAAAAATGGCATTTTCTAAAGCTTGTTTCAATGTGCTGTGTCATGTCAATCCTCATGGTTTACTGGGACCATCTGGACCACCATGTCGTGAGCCACATGAAGTCGTACTCCTACCGCTACCTGATCAACAGCTACGACTTCATCAACAAGAGCCTCAGCGTCAGCCCGGAGGAAGCCGCTAGGTTTAGAAGTTTCCCATATTTGCTAAACAACAGGGACATTTGTAAAGACAAAGACGTGCTGCTGCTCCTCTTCGTCAAGTCCTCTCCAGGAAACTTCAAAAGACGGCAGGCCATCCGGTCCACTTGGGGGAACGAGTCCTACATAAGTCACAAGCTGGGTGTTATCGTGAAGGTAGTGTTTGCTATGGGCGCCGACCCTGGCGTGCTCGGTAATAAATTACTGGAGAAAGAATTCCAGGCAAAATTGCACAAGGAACACACAAACAGCCATGACTTGGTTCAGCAGGATTTTCTTGACACATTCCACAACCTCACTGTGAAACTGCTGCTTCAGTTCCGCTGGACACATGAGAACTGCGCCCATGCCCACTTCCTCATGACCGCGGACGATGACGTCTTCATTCACATGCCCAATCTGGTGGGCTACCTTCAGGACCTCAGAAGACAGAACGTGCGCAACCTCTGGGTCGGCCACGTGCACAGGGGGGCGCCTCCCATTCGCCGCAGGGACAGTAAGTATTACATGCCCTTAGACATGTACCAGTGGTCCTCCTACCCGGATTACACCGCTGGGGCCGGGTACGTGGTCTCTGGCGACGTGGCGGCCAAAATCTATCAGGCCATGCTGTCTCTTAACGCCTCCATGCATATCGACGATGTCTTCATGGGTATCTGTGCCATCGCAGCGGACGTCTCGCCTCAGGAACACGTTTACTTCTCGGGCGAGGGGAAAACGCCCTATCACCCGTGCATCTATAAAAAAATGATCACCTCTCATGGACACGAGGACGATATCAGGTATCTGTGGAAGGCTGCGACCTCCCCACAAGTAGAAGTTATTTCGTCTGGATTGGTGGGGAAACTTTATTGTACAGCTGTGAAAATGGCGCTGCTTTGTAAGCCGTACTATACAAACACGTATTCATGCATGGCAGCATTTAcataa